The Mangrovimonas cancribranchiae nucleotide sequence AAAACTTATTGCTGATTATGCTTCAAAAATTTCCAAACTAAATGTTTTGTTTGCAGGTAGCGACGTGTTTAAAGCCATTGAGATTTTAAATAACAAAACAGTTGATTTAATATTTCTTGATATTCAAATGCCACAACTGACAGGAATTGAATTAATGCAATTATTCAACCAAAAACATAATTTCATTATCACTTCTGCCTATTCTGAATACGCTTTGGACACTTATCAGTTTCACGTTATAGACTTTCTATTGAAACCTATTACATTTAATCGTTTTTATCAAAGTGTAGAAAAATATAAGCGTTGGCAGGAAACTTTTCAGAACTCAAAAACAGAAGATTTTTTATTTGTCAAAGCAGACCGAAAACATTACAAAATCGTCACAAATTCTATTTTGTATATTGAGGGGCTTAGAGACTATATTCGCATACACACAGACACAGACAAACTCATCATATTGGAAAATATGAAAGATATTTTAGAAAAACTACCTAAAAATAAGTTTGTCCGTATTCATCGCTCATACATAATTCC carries:
- a CDS encoding LytTR family DNA-binding domain-containing protein encodes the protein MKINCIILDDEPLAVKLIADYASKISKLNVLFAGSDVFKAIEILNNKTVDLIFLDIQMPQLTGIELMQLFNQKHNFIITSAYSEYALDTYQFHVIDFLLKPITFNRFYQSVEKYKRWQETFQNSKTEDFLFVKADRKHYKIVTNSILYIEGLRDYIRIHTDTDKLIILENMKDILEKLPKNKFVRIHRSYIIPLNKMKIIEGYRIQMTNGEYLPIGETYRNLINEWTNKK